One Ilumatobacter coccineus YM16-304 genomic window, GCCGCCACCGCACCGGTCGGCACCACGAAGTCGGGGCCGAGGTCGTGGACCGACAGGACCGGGTGTGTGGAGCGCCAGTCGATACCGACCCAGATCATCGTGCCCGCATATTCGACCGCGTTGGTCAGCAGCTCCGAGATCACGATCTGGGCGCCGCCGATGTCGGCACCCGGAACCGCGTGCCGTTCGAGGTAGTTCGTCAGCTCGCGTCGGAGCACGGCTGCTGACTCGTGGGTCGGGGGCAGGCACCACTCCATGTGCTCGTCATCGGTCCTTTCGTCAACGACCTTGAATGTTTCTCGACAGTAGCTTGAAAACTCCTGTCAGACCGTTGCGAGATCTGCGAGCGTGCGACCCACCAAGCCGTCGGGCCAGATGGTGACACCGGCCTGAGGCTCCACGTCGACCACATGCGGCACTGCCAGCGTGCGACAGCCCGCGGCGAGTGCCGACGCGACGCCGGTGGGTGAATCCTCGATCGCCACGCACTCGGATGGGTCGAGGCCCAGCAGGGCTGCGCCAGCGAGGTACGGATCGGGAGCCGGCTTGCCGTTGACGACCTCGTCACCGGTGACCGAGCCGACGAAGACCCCGTCGGGCGCGGCATCGATGACGGCATCGGCGAAACGGCGCCACGACATGGTCACGAGCACACACGGCACTCCGGCGTCGCGGGCCTCGATCAACAGATCGCGAGCGCCTGGGCGCCACGGCAGGTGCTCGCCGCACCGCTCGATCACGCGGTCGAGCAGCCGAGCGACGATCGCTTCCGGTTCGAGGTCGACGCCACCGCGATCGCGCAACTCCACGGCCGCGTCGATCAGTGCGAATCCGACGACCGAGTGAGCGTCGTCGGCGGTCCACGTTCCGCCGAACTCGGCCACGAGTTCGCCTTCCGTCTCGATCCAGTAGGGCTCGGAATCGACGATCGTTCCGTCCATGTCGACCAGCAGGGCCTGTGGTGCAGTCACCGCAGCAGTGTGCCAGTGACCTGCTGGTTTCGTGCCGACGATGACGTCGACGCCGCGGAATTCAGCTGTTGCGGAAGACGGTGATCTTGTCTTCGCCGATGCGGTCGCGCTTCTCCGGGTCGTCGATGCCCAGCCCTTCTTCGGGCGAGAGGCACAGGACGCCGAGCTTGCCCTCGGCCTTGTTGTGGTGCACCTGGAGCGCCGCTTCGCCGACCTGATCGAGCGAGAAGACGTCGGTGAGCAACGGCTGGATGCGACCCTGGTCGATGAGGCGGTTGGCGGCGTACGACTCGGCGTAGTTCGCGAAGTGCGACGACAGGAGCTTCTTGAGCTTCATCCAGAAGTGTCGGTTGTCGAACTCGACCATGTAGCCGGAGGTCGCCGCGCAGGTGACCACGGTGCCGCCGCGCTTGGCAGCGAAGATCGACGCGCCCATCGTGGATCGGCCGGGGTGCTCGAACACGATGTCGACGTCTTCGCCACCGTTGACGGCCCGGATGTCTTTGCCGAAGCGCCGCCACTCGGACTCGTCCTGCGTGTGCTCGTCGGACCAGAACTGGTAGCCGGCGGCCTTGCGGTCGATGACGGCCTCACAG contains:
- a CDS encoding HAD family hydrolase produces the protein MTAPQALLVDMDGTIVDSEPYWIETEGELVAEFGGTWTADDAHSVVGFALIDAAVELRDRGGVDLEPEAIVARLLDRVIERCGEHLPWRPGARDLLIEARDAGVPCVLVTMSWRRFADAVIDAAPDGVFVGSVTGDEVVNGKPAPDPYLAGAALLGLDPSECVAIEDSPTGVASALAAGCRTLAVPHVVDVEPQAGVTIWPDGLVGRTLADLATV